CCGGATTTCCTCGCCTGGCTCCCTTCTTCGGAAAAAGTCATTATTTTTGAGAAAGACAAGGATGCTGGGATAAAAATACTGAAGGATGCGGAAGTCGTTTTTACGCTCGATTTCAATGCATTGCATCGTACCGGCGAAATGGAACATACATTGGCTACTTTGAAAGCCCCTTTCATCATGATCGATCACCACCAGAAACCTGATGGCTATGCAAAATATATGTATTCCGATACCGCTTTCGGGTCGACCTGCGAGATGCTGTACAATTTTGTCCTGCAGATGGGGGAAGAAAAACTGATCGACAGGACCATCGCAACCTGCATTTATACAGGCATTGTCACAGATTCCGGTTCGTTCCGATATCCTTCAACCACCAGCGCCACGCACCGCATCGTTGCAAACCTGATCGAAATCGGGATTGACAACAGCGAAGTGCATACGCTCCTGTTTGACAACAATTCCTATGATCGCCTGCAACTCATGGGACAGGCGTTGCAAAACATGAGGGTATTTCCGGAATATAAGACGGCGTATATTACGCTTTCGCAAAAGGAACTCGACCAGCATCACTATGTAAAAGGCGATACTGAAGGCATCGTGAATTACGGATTGTCAATAAAAGGCATTATTTTTGCAGCTATTTTTATCGAACATAGAGAGGAAAATATCATCAAGATTTCATTCCGTTCTCAAGGGGATTTTGACGTAAACCAGTTTGCCCGGGAACACTTCAACGGTGGCGGGCACATCAATGCTGCAGGTGGGAAATCTTACCTGACGATGCGTGAAACCATCAAAAAATTCGAAAATATTATCAAAGGCCTGTAATATGAATTGGAGACAAATAATGACAGTAGCAATCGGGATCCTCGCCACAGGATGTTCCCAACAGCAGGCGCGCAAACCGATAACGCATACCGGCGGTAGTTTCATGAAAGAGTCCGTGATGCGCAACAAGAAGCTCATTGCCGGCGAAGAGGCGGTGATTGATTCGATCATCAAAAGCGATACCATCAATAAATATACTGCCTCAAAAAAAGGCTATTGGTATTATTATGTCACGCAAAATACGAAAGACACGCTGCATCCGAAAAAAGGCGACATCGCTTATTTCGATTATGAAGTAAATGACCTGAAAGGAAATGTGATTTACTCTGATGTCGAACTCCGTCCGCAAGTGTACCGTGTCGACAAACAGAACATCATGATGGGCATGCGTGACGCCATTAAACTGATGAAAAAAAATGAGAAGGTAACGTTCCTTTTTCCATCGCATATGGGTTACGGTTACCATGGTGACAACAAACGTATCGGGCCCAACACGCCTTTAATCTGCACTATCACGCTAAACGACTTTAAACCGGACACTGAAAAGGCTGCAGCCAAACCCGGAACACAAACACAAGTAAAACCAGTATTAGATAAACAATGAGGAAACTGATCTTATTATTAGCCTGCATGGGCTTATTGTCATGCCAGGACGAGCACAGTAAATTACAGGATGGCCTTTACGCCGACATCGAAACCGTCAAAGGGCACATTATTGTCGATCTTGACTTTGTAAGGACTCCGGTTACCGTAGCTAATTTCGTTAGCCTTGCAGAAGGTAAAAACCCTTACGTTAAAGCGGAACTGAAAGGAAAGATGTTTTATGACGGCCTGAAGTTTCACCGTGTGGAACCTAATTTCGTGATCCAGGGCGGTGATCCGGATGGCAACGGTTCAGGTGGGCCCGGATACCAGTTTAAGGATGAAATTACAGATTTGAAACACGATCGCGCAGGGACCCTTTCTATGGCCAATTCCGGCCCTGGGACCAATGGGAGCCAGTTTTTCATCACGCACCAGCCGACACCACACCTTGACGGCAGGCATACCGTATTCGGGTATGTTGTAGAAAACGGTATGGAAACCGTCAATAAAATAGTAAAGGATGACGGAATCATT
This genomic stretch from Flavobacterium pallidum harbors:
- a CDS encoding DHH family phosphoesterase, with the protein product MKKEDIKGIQLLLSTPKRIAIIPHRSPDGDAMGSTLGLYHFLLKLGHQPFVIAPNEFPDFLAWLPSSEKVIIFEKDKDAGIKILKDAEVVFTLDFNALHRTGEMEHTLATLKAPFIMIDHHQKPDGYAKYMYSDTAFGSTCEMLYNFVLQMGEEKLIDRTIATCIYTGIVTDSGSFRYPSTTSATHRIVANLIEIGIDNSEVHTLLFDNNSYDRLQLMGQALQNMRVFPEYKTAYITLSQKELDQHHYVKGDTEGIVNYGLSIKGIIFAAIFIEHREENIIKISFRSQGDFDVNQFAREHFNGGGHINAAGGKSYLTMRETIKKFENIIKGL
- the gldI gene encoding gliding motility-associated peptidyl-prolyl isomerase GldI translates to MTVAIGILATGCSQQQARKPITHTGGSFMKESVMRNKKLIAGEEAVIDSIIKSDTINKYTASKKGYWYYYVTQNTKDTLHPKKGDIAYFDYEVNDLKGNVIYSDVELRPQVYRVDKQNIMMGMRDAIKLMKKNEKVTFLFPSHMGYGYHGDNKRIGPNTPLICTITLNDFKPDTEKAAAKPGTQTQVKPVLDKQ